CCTTGAGACTCAAGCGCACGCGACCTTCCACTATCATGTTGATCACGTTGAGGACGGCAAACGTGGTGGAGCCGATGGCACGGAAGACGGCGAGAGCGGCGACGGACCAGAGGAGAAAGCGCAGGTAATAGTTATCGCCAATGCCTCTAGCACTGTAAATCTCCGATACAGCCATACCAAGGATACCGTTGCCGATCATCCATGTGAGGACGAGGTAGGTTCGCACACTTTTGTAGTAATCCTCTTGCAACTGAGATTCGCTAGGTGGAGACTCGGGAACTTCGAGACGATCACGGAGATTGCGAAGAGCCTCATCGTATCCACTGTCAATATCGAGCTGTTCACTGGGCATTTCCAGCTCGACAGTCTCACCCTTACCCACAGCACCACCAAGATCAGTCTTCATGACGTTGTCACCCTTGGTACCCCAGGTAACATCGTGTGTGTTACAGAAGGCGTAGACTTGTAAGGTGCAGATGTAGCTGGGAAGAAGGATAAAGTACTGGGCCGAAGATGTGATCATGTGCCATGGATCGAGATACAAAATAGACATGATGAAGTACATGCCGATCGTAGACAGGATAGACACAATCATATTCGTAAAGACGTTGTCACCCATCTCGATCTTATCGTCTTTGGACGTGAGTTGGTGAATAATGATGTAAAATGTAGCAAATGTCGTGTAAaccatgatgatgctgtaAATAATCATGCTGATCAGGTATAGCTTCTTGGAGCCTTGAGGTCGATTACCGAGAGAAAGGATAAATTGTGTTGATATGAGAAGCACGCAGGCATACCGCAGAATGTGGAAGATGACGGTAGCGATGTTGTGTCCGAACGGGTCGACTTTGGGGTCTGTCAAACCGCCTGCAACGAAGTAGAAGGTGAGATAGAAGTTGGccagggagaagaaggtgaacATGAGCTGAATGAACTGATACAAGAACTCCATGTGCAGAAGGATTTTACGAGCAAGGGTGTGGTCGGTAAACCAAATCTGCTTGAAGTGGACAAGGGAGTAAACAGCGGCAAAGAAGGCACCATTGAGCCATCGACGACGTTGTGAGATGAATTCAGGAACAGTATCTACACCGAGTTAGTGTTGCATTCATGATTCAACGTAGTAGAATATCTTACCAGGCACATCGGTTTCACCGGTACATCCCTTAACGTACTTGAGAACCCATCTCTCACCACGTTTCGCGACCAACTCCCAGCAAAGGATACGATCTTCAGCAAGGTACATGTTGGCAGTGAAGACATCAGCGTGTTGACCATGCAATGTCTCACCCTTGAAGTACTGGCTGAGAGGACCGTGACCAGTCTCATCATTCTGAAGCGCGTGGTATCGGTACGCACTCAGGGCACCGGGAAGGACAGTAATGTATCCGAAGACGGACTCGAGAGGCTTATCAAGGATGTTGGACATTTTATACTCGAAGTTCTGGGACGCAACGAGAGGATTGAGCAGGTTAGCGCCCAGTCTGCCCTTCATCGCTTTAATCTCTCCACAAGCACCAGCGACGTTGGAGTCAGTATCGAAGGCCTTCCAGAGATGGTACAGTGAGGTGCCACTGGGGCGAGTACCAACATCCAGCAAAATGCAGACGTTCGGGTTGAGAGCCTTTCCAAAGGCATTGAAGAACCAACGGTGAGAGTTTAGCTTACGCTGGTTCTTTTCCTTGAGACAGAAGATCATTTGGCAAGGAACAATGCCCTTCTCGGCAcccttgaacttgaggtCGGAATCGAGAGAGACCTGGGTTGTGTATTCGTAGACGTGTGCTTGCACAGCGCGGTTGTTGACAAAATTCTTTGCGATACCGTGCTGGTAGACACCCATGGCAGCGAGCGCATCTAGAGTGCGAGGGTGGATCTTCTCTCGACCATCAGAGACAATGCAGACGACAATCTTTTGCCATCCAGTCTCACCCCAGGTACGGGAGCGCGATCGAGAGCAGAAGTGCGAGATGTTCTTCATGACGGCATGCATCGTTCGAGTGAATCCTATTTCATCTTCGTTGTACATAGTGACACAAATGAACAATTCCGTCTCTCGAACAGTCTTGCCAAAGGTTTGTCGCAATGTGTAGCCTCTTTCGACAAAATCATCAGGGTCGCACGTAACAGCGGTGTAACGCATGTGAGTGAACTCAACCTCGCCTCTTCGAGGCAAGAAACTGTACAGAATTGTCGGGATTTTACACTCCAGCACCAGCTCACCGTTGATGAGCTGGACCTCCTTTCTTGACATTTGAGGTGCGCGAACGCCTCTTCTCTCTTGTGCACCAGTCGGGGCAGGGCCATAATGCTCAACCTTGTCGTAGTCTTCCATGTCTCCCTCGTTTAGTGTGTCTTGCGACTCAGAAGACATATATGAGCTGCGGTCAACTGGATGAGGTCGTGCATCACTCAGGTCGGATTCAGGCGCAAAGACATCGTCGTCGTAAGTATCATGCAAAGGAATAGAGATAGTCGCATCGTCTGCAATTGGCGGGACAGGCTGCCTTGAGTTTGAAAAGAGAGGTGCCGGAGGGAGTGGACGTCTTGGACTGCCGCCGTATCTCGAGGATGGTGTTCCTGGTCTGGGGCTCCCATTCAGATCGGAAGGCTCATACATGCCATCTGAAGGAGGAGGTCTTGATAAGTCGGATCTTGTGAATCCGGACACCCGTGACGAGGGCGTCCAGGGTCGCTGGGGAGAGCCATCATCATGCATACCATAGGACACGTAGGAACCCCCTGGGGGCGCCATTGATGGGGCATCGTCGAAGATGGAACCGGATCTCGATGATCGAACACTCGGCTGATAGTTGAGGTTTCGAGGACTTCGGATACTAGGAAGTTTGTCATGTGAGTTTACATCCCTTAAGCGGCTCAATGGGCGCGGTGGTACGGGAGGTGTCGTGTCTAATCCAAGGTGCTGTTGTTCCTTGTGAACTCTTCGCCTGTCGCTGATACCATCGGGAATCTCTGGTAGATCTCGAGGAAGATCTGCAAATGCGACGTGGACACTAGTTCTATTCTTGTTCTGCAGCTTTGCAGTCTGGCCGCCGATAATTGGCCTCTTAGGCAATAAAGTCTGGGATTCGGCCATTGAAGAAGCGTATGAAGGGGGATTTGGTGAAGGATGTTCTTGATTCTCGTTGGAGATATTCTCCCGGACGTCATCTTGTTGGACAGGGCTGGACCTGAAGGTCCGTTCCTCCCTTTCTGAAGACATGGTGATGTTCACAGGTGAAATTGACAATGGAGGAGGAAACGCTACTGGCGGTTCGAGAGGGGAGGGTGTTGTCTTTGAAGGTGAGGTAGAAGGGGAAACAGAAGGAGATGAGGGAGGGCGTGCAGGAGGTGTTTGTGTCTGATTCTGGCTAGGTGGTGAGGGTGGTACATACGTATGAGAGTCGTAGTGTTCTTCGGATGTCAACAGTCTCACAGCAGCGGGACTGTAACCGGTGGGTGTGTGATGAAGGTCCTCGTCATCATAGGGAGGGAGGCTGTAGTCGGGCGGGCGCGACATATTCGGGTCCATGACTGGCGAGGAGAGGCTGGAATGGAATGCAGTGGACGCGGGTACTTGCGACAATACGAGCTGAGCTATTCGAGTAACGGTTCAGGGTCTAAAAAGCGAAGGATACTTTGTATCTCGACGGCTGCTGCCGCTGAGACGATCCGAATCGCGTACTAGAGATGGTGAAAGCAGTGTTGGTTTTGATGTTGATTTGCGCCTCTTGTTGGTAGTTGAAACTCTGATATCAACGAGGCGTTGATTGTGCACGAGCTTGTGGTCGGTGTAGGTTTAGATTGTCGTCGAATGGCGGTGggacaagacaaagacagcaGAGACAAACAACGCGCAAATAGTATCGCAATACAAAACAATGAATGATTCTTCGGAATGTCTCCTTTTTTTCTCAGGATGTTGTAGTACAATAGGACAGGTAAAGTAAAGTACGGAGCGAGCGGAGCTTTGGATCGGGTTTGGTTGCGGGCATGAGAGAGGTGAGGATCCAATGGTGGGGGAGGAGCTTAACAAGGTAATCCAAACAAATTACGTCGCACTGTTGGCATGGCAACGCATCCAAATTGGGACAGCTCTGTCTTACATCAGGTCTCACAATTTCTGGCGGCCCGCTTTGTTTCAGTGACTGGGAGACCATCAGTGGAGGTTGATTAATTGCCTGCATTTCTTCAACATTCAATTCATTGCCTTATGTCTCTCGCTTATATTCTCAATTGCACAATTCAGAATCATCGTGACATTCAGACCTCTTACTCAACTGTTTACTTTCCTCCCGAAACGCCCGAGGATGAACTACAGGTGTGACGATCACCTAGCAACAGTAACACAGCCTTCCCTGAACTATGGATCATGGCGCTTAGCATCTGAAAGTGGATACTCTATTCAACGGTCTCGATCCTACTCTGTACCTGATCGGTAAATAACAAGCAACCACAGACGTAAGCTCGGAGTATTTAAAATTCTGATCCATAGGTAAACTTGAAGGGTGAGAACAAAGGGGGAAAGCGCCGGCCAAGCTAATACCAGGACTATCGAAGTAGTTTCATCCCCTGATCTGAAGGGTCGAATCTTGTCAAGCCTCGATGTACACTCCAAGCTTGGAAACAAACCTTTGTTTTCGGACAACCTCAATAACCTTTTCAACGCCACAAACACATGACCAATGTTTTGACTTGGCTTTATGGTTCGTACTTACAAGGTTAGAGTAGACGCATTCTTCTTGGAACTTGAACGTCTTGAAGTGAGACTGTGCGTTGGTTGACAAGCTATACCCTGGATACGTCAGCCACGAGGCGAGATCACGATCGCAAAGCAAGCATCCAGTTTAATATAGATAGGCGGGCGGGCCACAGCATAAACGAGCTTTAGACTCTATGATGCGATTTTAGAACCGCTACAGCCACGAGAACTCGAAACCCTAGGTATTTATCAATGCGTATCCAGAaagaattaaaaaaaaaaaaaaaaaaaaaaaaacatgAAATATCACTTTGTGAGTACTAGTTCATGATGCGAATTACAAGAGCATGAGCTTCAGTCCCAGAGATTCCTTGTCATATATGAATAGGTAGTCTTCAAATGGCTTTCTATATAAGGCCTTTTCATGAGTAACTAAGGCTGTTATCACAACCTCGGTCAAGCCTATTGGTGAACGTTAAACAACGTAGAAACTCTACAATCATTATAACCACTTCCCCGCGTTTTATCGTATAATCGATATCTGAAATGCCGACAAGCAGATTGAGGGGGAGTTAACGTTCGTGAGCCAACGAAGCCAACAGAAACGGTATCAATCAAGCTAATGAGCGCACCCGATGCTTCTGAAAGCCGAGATCGTCAGAGAGAAtggcaagaccaagatgCGAGTTTCTTGTCCTCTGATACTTCGGACCTTGACACGTCaatggctttgagaagaaggcagAGTCGTCATCGATCCAACCACCACGCTGCATAAGATGCTCACCACTCAAAGTATACAGGAAGAAACCCCGAGATGCCACATGGATTGTTCTTTTAAGAAGAGGCACCATCCTTGAAAGGGGCTTGAAAATGTTTCCCCAGCGCTTTTCGAGGTCCTGCTTCCAATGGGTTTACAAAATCTGTCATCTCATATCACTGGATCATTAATACGCAGCCGAAATGGAAACGATTAAAGAAACTCAAGGTGAGCTTCGCTCCGACCCGACACCACAAGATGGCAGGACTCCTGAAGCCAAGACGAGATCAGCAACTGCAGTACTACAAAATCCACTGGCCAACATGACGCATGACGAATTGGTCGCCGATGCAGAGAACCTCGCCCAGGATAAGGGATTGGACAGCTATAGGCCGTGGTTTTCCAAAGGCGCACTCGTAGCCAAAGTCATCAACACGCCGAAAGGATACGAGGCGATAGAGGAGTTGACCGAGGAGGACAAGGAGCTCCTAAGGAACGAAGATGAACATCGTTGGAAGTCTCAGCCAAAGATGCTTTACTTCCTCTGCGCATTGTGTGCGGGTTGCGCTAT
This DNA window, taken from Fusarium oxysporum f. sp. lycopersici 4287 chromosome 7, whole genome shotgun sequence, encodes the following:
- a CDS encoding chitin synthase 2, with amino-acid sequence MDPNMSRPPDYSLPPYDDEDLHHTPTGYSPAAVRLLTSEEHYDSHTIRSPRNLNYQPSVRSSRSGSIFDDAPSMAPPGGSYVSYGMHDDGSPQRPWTPSSRVSGFTRSDLSRPPPSDGMYEPSDLNGSPRPGTPSSRYGGSPRRPLPPAPLFSNSRQPVPPIADDATISIPLHDTYDDDVFAPESDLSDARPHPVDRSSYMSSESQDTLNEGDMEDYDKVEHYGPAPTGAQERRGVRAPQMSRKEVQLINGELVLECKIPTILYSFLPRRGEVEFTHMRYTAVTCDPDDFVERGYTLRQTFGKTVRETELFICVTMYNEDEIGFTRTMHAVMKNISHFCSRSRSRTWGETGWQKIVVCIVSDGREKIHPRTLDALAAMGVYQHGIAKNFVNNRAVQAHVYEYTTQVSLDSDLKFKGAEKGIVPCQMIFCLKEKNQRKLNSHRWFFNAFGKALNPNVCILLDVGTRPSGTSLYHLWKAFDTDSNVAGACGEIKAMKGRLGANLLNPLVASQNFEYKMSNILDKPLESVFGYITVLPGALSAYRYHALQNDETGHGPLSQYFKGETLHGQHADVFTANMYLAEDRILCWELVAKRGERWVLKYVKGCTGETDVPDTVPEFISQRRRWLNGAFFAAVYSLVHFKQIWFTDHTLARKILLHMEFLYQFIQLMFTFFSLANFYLTFYFVAGGLTDPKVDPFGHNIATVIFHILRYACVLLISTQFILSLGNRPQGSKKLYLISMIIYSIIMVYTTFATFYIIIHQLTSKDDKIEMGDNVFTNMIVSILSTIGMYFIMSILYLDPWHMITSSAQYFILLPSYICTLQVYAFCNTHDVTWGTKGDNVMKTDLGGAVGKGETVELEMPSEQLDIDSGYDEALRNLRDRLEVPESPPSESQLQEDYYKSVRTYLVLTWMIGNGILGMAVSEIYSARGIGDNYYLRFLLWSVAALAVFRAIGSTTFAVLNVINMIVEGRVRLSLKAPRWMGGLKERVNDKMSSVSSNLRS
- a CDS encoding chitin synthase 2 codes for the protein MSSEREERTFRSSPVQQDDVRENISNENQEHPSPNPPSYASSMAESQTLLPKRPIIGGQTAKLQNKNRTSVHVAFADLPRDLPEIPDGISDRRRVHKEQQHLGLDTTPPVPPRPLSRLRDVNSHDKLPSIRSPRNLNYQPSVRSSRSGSIFDDAPSMAPPGGSYVSYGMHDDGSPQRPWTPSSRVSGFTRSDLSRPPPSDGMYEPSDLNGSPRPGTPSSRYGGSPRRPLPPAPLFSNSRQPVPPIADDATISIPLHDTYDDDVFAPESDLSDARPHPVDRSSYMSSESQDTLNEGDMEDYDKVEHYGPAPTGAQERRGVRAPQMSRKEVQLINGELVLECKIPTILYSFLPRRGEVEFTHMRYTAVTCDPDDFVERGYTLRQTFGKTVRETELFICVTMYNEDEIGFTRTMHAVMKNISHFCSRSRSRTWGETGWQKIVVCIVSDGREKIHPRTLDALAAMGVYQHGIAKNFVNNRAVQAHVYEYTTQVSLDSDLKFKGAEKGIVPCQMIFCLKEKNQRKLNSHRWFFNAFGKALNPNVCILLDVGTRPSGTSLYHLWKAFDTDSNVAGACGEIKAMKGRLGANLLNPLVASQNFEYKMSNILDKPLESVFGYITVLPGALSAYRYHALQNDETGHGPLSQYFKGETLHGQHADVFTANMYLAEDRILCWELVAKRGERWVLKYVKGCTGETDVPDTVPEFISQRRRWLNGAFFAAVYSLVHFKQIWFTDHTLARKILLHMEFLYQFIQLMFTFFSLANFYLTFYFVAGGLTDPKVDPFGHNIATVIFHILRYACVLLISTQFILSLGNRPQGSKKLYLISMIIYSIIMVYTTFATFYIIIHQLTSKDDKIEMGDNVFTNMIVSILSTIGMYFIMSILYLDPWHMITSSAQYFILLPSYICTLQVYAFCNTHDVTWGTKGDNVMKTDLGGAVGKGETVELEMPSEQLDIDSGYDEALRNLRDRLEVPESPPSESQLQEDYYKSVRTYLVLTWMIGNGILGMAVSEIYSARGIGDNYYLRFLLWSVAALAVFRAIGSTTFAVLNVINMIVEGRVRLSLKAPRWMGGLKERVNDKMSSVSSNLRS